One stretch of Lucilia cuprina isolate Lc7/37 chromosome 6, ASM2204524v1, whole genome shotgun sequence DNA includes these proteins:
- the LOC111679628 gene encoding uncharacterized protein LOC111679628: MFRSKKSVIVLLIFAYIHYSLQDVSHFFAQAPELSYFQHHHHLAPQHGHIPVGFQSGISALYGPPSNGADLSGLYPNPIGPSSEVVTPAPVAPISTSTESLLPEIVENRSAKDRRNFIPLLKQYLPPAPPVADERPNYESPQQGNQQYDPFNGGYLYQKPTTTSTTTPRPTQAIVVVDSPEFLPPINNDPIILPPINNDPFEQEHSPDQGYNYPRPSTPSIVAADSPFHETSSTPAPGYLPPSNGQQQLSVVQGADNAMSLRLRVHEMRCLQQKPQANGYFRAVLKIDNFLSATPSVDNDSSDKRCELKLHKSYVVVDIAGEDFQRCGVQQCGSDLCLRLRFPAIRGMRTGSDSILTLHCKSQSRVAVKTHALKMGVSNDVQARSIGTYAKGGTQNSFRTHVELLRKSPQGYARHLQANEAVQLGEDLLLRAHVLSGDGWNYTKLSDVSLQRISPSGEILNNVQLITSQGCLNPSMKGICTQTPTFDAPLGYKLPFKAVMFQGMRSGDELIMSMRITGCLEQLDCYVNTDQCNNFNTSNLKRRKRDLLNSPTHNNTEISEISKISFRVIMPGEESTEQNYNAESLQAQSKSLILFGSLGFIALLICLGIFALFRTKKY, translated from the exons ATGTTTAGATCAAAGAAAAGTGTTATAGTTTTATTGATATTTGCCTACATCCATTACTCTCTGCAGGATGTATCGCATTTTTTTGCTCAAGCTCCAGAATTAAGTTAttttcaacatcatcatcatttagCACCACAACACGGACATATACCTGTAGGTTTTCAATCGGGCATATCAGCACTTTATGGACCTCCTTCTAATGGTGCAGATTTATCAGGACTTTATCCAAATCCTATAGGACCTTCTTCAGAAGTGGTAACACCAGCACCTGTGGCTCCTATTTCTACAAGCACAGAATCGTTGTTACCTGAAATAGTTGAAAATCGTAGTGCGAAAGATCGTAGAAATTTTATACCTTTGCTTAAACAATATTTACCACCTGCACCACCAGTGGCTGATGAAAGACCTAATTATGAAAGTCCACAACAGGG CAACCAACAATATGATCCCTTTAACGGTGGCTATTTATATCAGAAACCTACCACGACTAGTACAACAACACCTAGACCTACTCAAGCTATAGTTGTTGTGGATTCACCAGAATTCTTGCCACCTATTAATAATGATCCTATTATATTGCCACCCATAAACAACGATCCTTTTGAACAAGAACATTCACCCGATCAAGGTTACAATTATCCTAGACCCTCTACTCCCTCCATAGTAGCAGCCGATTCACCATTTCATGAAACTTCATCCACGCCAGCTCCCGGTTATTTACCACCCTCTAATGGTCAGCAACAGTTATCGGTTGTTCAAGGAGCAGACAATGCCATGTCTTTACGTTTACGAGTCCACGAAATGCGCTGTTTGCAACAGAAACCTCAAGCGAATGGTTACTTTAGGGCTGTTTTAAAAATCGATAATTTCCTAAGTGCCACGCCCAGTGTAGATAATGACTCCAGTGATAAACGTTGTGAACTGAAGTTACATAAAAGTTATGTGGTGGTAGATATAGCGGGTGAAGACTTTCAACGTTGCGGTGTTCAACAGTGTGGTTCAGATTTATGTTTGCGTTTACGTTTTCCGGCCATTAGAGGAATGCGTACAGGTTCAGATAGTATATTGACTCTACACTGTAAATCTCAAAGTAGAGTGGCAGTTAAAACACACGCCCTTAAAATGGGTGTGTCTAATGATGT ACAAGCTCGCAGTATTGGTACTTATGCCAAGGGAGGTACCCAAAATTCTTTCCGTACTCATGTGGAATTACTTAGGAAATCACCTCAAGGTTATGCTAGACATTTGCAAGCCAATGAGGCTGTTCAACTGGGAGAGGATTTACTTTTAAGGGCTCATGTCTTAAGCGGAGATG GTTGGAATTATACCAAACTTTCGGATGTTAGTTTACAAAGGATATCACCCTCTGGAGAAATACTCAATAATGTCCAACTGATAACTTCTCAAGGCTGCCTTAATCCCTCGATGAAGGGTATTTGCACACAAACTCCCACGTTCGATGCTCCACTCGGTTATAAActtccctttaaagctgttATGTTTCAGGGCATGAGAAGTGGTGATGAATTGATTATGTCAATGCGCATTACTGGTTGTTTGGAGCAACTAGATTGTTATGTTAATACCGATCAGTGCAATAACTTTAATACTTCCAATTTAAAGCGACGTAAACGGGATTTATTAAATTCCCCAACTCACAACAATACAGAAATTTcggaaatatcaaaaatatcttTTAGAGTTATTATGCCAGGAGAGGAATCAACTGAACAAAACTATAACGCTGAAAGCTTACAAGCTCAATCGAAATCTTTAATTCTATTTGGTTCTTTAGGTTTTATAGCTCTTCTAATATGTCTGGGCATTTTTGCTTTATTCAgaaccaaaaaatattaa
- the LOC111679640 gene encoding DNA replication factor Cdt1 has product MAQPSIAAFFNTRKRAAAEDVASIKNRRLLDTTEPTKQNNTTTDVTNNEPSSQQQLPEQHDDIAALKKMGMRTRSTRSAAVVKRIGVQDPAQIPDSGVSPKKMSKIEESIKQQQKLVQFIQKGPLSPRKKATATPKTNTRQKTNELTPSSNLITAFTSKNNANNMEKGLKTPTKQIIKGSNTPLKQGEIKTMVKKELNFEEVKTKITRSAKLQELKASLARIQELEKTRKAQEERNRKLKEGLLSPAKKTPVVQLKEFDKIELEVLTSPSKTFKTPTKLPPKTPDKNELMSPRHTDVSKRVLFSPAKMGSPSKMVVPPAYQRFMSLAESSKAGQLPLPYKYRHLIEIFKALDSVCAMFHNRKECITFKKLKPAVQRMMRKNFYETHLAQIKHLYPEAFIFTQMKMRNYGSASKADYFQLVIAPNVENLPEKLKLNKIDEDDILASAQNNSMNPHVMTERLQKFQNALLEKVKNEHDKFLKSLDPPLSIPKEKVTRWHPDFDLENCPEIELGHLPQPPNVEKYSSAKDILSTARNLFNCSTPMERVMERYEAKLEADKVKAENLKNTENTSSTGETSKATDTTSTAAASAVTSKTTATTSAAAETTKATASAAAAADATSTLLKGVPKSLLEKIRAKQAAKALDAMTRRPSQDQEATKYSRLPELARHLRNVFITERKGVLTQEIIIKKIQNSFRTSLTPQEIENHLQLMAKEVPAWLAFHEVRKTMYLKINKDMDLTKIIERLETVANEKSKM; this is encoded by the exons atggcTCAACCTTCAATAGCTGCCTTTTTTAATACCAGGAAACGTGCTGCGGCTGAAGATGTGGCCAGCATTAAAAATAGA CGTCTTCTGGATACAACAGAACcaactaaacaaaataacacAACAACTGATGTAACTAACAATGAACCTTCCTCGCAACAACAATTGCCAGAACAACATGATGATATTGCAGCACTTAAGAAAATGGGTATGCGTACCCGTTCAACACGCTCTGCTGCAGTGGTCAAACGTATTGGTGTTCAGGATCCAGCACAAATACCCGACAGTGGTGTTTCACCCAAGAAAATGTCCAAAATTGAGGAAAGcattaaacaacaacagaaattaGTGCAATTTATACAAAAGGGACCCTTGTCGCCCCGTAAAAAGGCCACCGCTACACCCAAAACAAATACAAGACAAAAAACTAATGAGTTAACCCCCTCTAGTAACTTAATTACAGCCTTTACCTCTAAAAATAATGCCAATAATATGGAGAAGGGTTTAAAGACACCcactaaacaaattattaaaggtTCCAATACTCCCCTCAAACAGggtgaaataaaaacaatggtTAAGAAAgagttaaattttgaagaagttaaaacaaaaataacacgtAGTGCTAAACTACAAGAACTTAAAGCTTCGTTGGCTCGCATTCAAGAGCTGGAAAAAACACGCAAAGCTCAAGAGGAACGTAATCGTAAACTAAAAGAGGGTCTACTATCGCCGGCTAAGAAAACTCCTGTAGTACAATTGAAAGAATTCGATAAAATTGAATTGGAAGTTTTGACTAG CCCCTCAAAAACCTTTAAAACACCCACAAAACTACCACCCAAAACACCCGACAAAAATGAACTTATGTCGCCACGTCACACTGATGTCTCGAAACGTGTACTCTTTAGTCCCGCCAAAATGGGTTCACCTTCAAAAATGGTCGTACCGCCAGCCTATCAACGTTTCATGTCTTTGGCTGAAAGCAGTAAAGCTGGTCAGCTACCTTTACCCTATAAATATAGACATTTAATAGAGATTTTCAAAGCCTTGGACTCAGTTTGTGCCATGTTCCATAATCGCAAGGAATGCATAACCTTTAAGAAACTTAAACCGGCGGTACAAAGAATGATGCGTAAGAATTTCTATGAAACACATTTGGCACAGATCAAACATCTCTATCCGGAGGCTTTCATTTTCACACAAATGAAAATGCGTAATTATGGTTCAGCCTCAAAGGCTGATTACTTCCAATTGGTTATAGCGCCGAATGTGGAAAATCTACCCGAAAAATTAAAACTCAATAAGATCGACGAAGATGATATTTTGGCATCGGCTCAAAATAATTCCATGAATCCACATGTTATGACCGAAAGATTACAAAAATTCCAGAATGCCTTATTGGAGAAGGTGAAAAATGAACATGATAAGTTCTTGAAATCACTGGATCCCCCTCTTTCCATACCCAAGGAAAAAGTAACACGTTGGCATCCAGATTTCGATTTGGAAAATTGTCCCGAAATAGAATTGGGCCATTTGCCGCAACCACCAAATGTTGAGAAATATTCATCGGCCAAGGATATTTTGTCAACGGCTAGAAATCTTTTCAATTGTTCCACACCCATGGAAAGGGTAATGGAAAGATATGAAGCTAAATTGGAGGCCGATAAAGTAAAGGCGGAAAATTTGAAGAATACAGAAAACACTAGTAGTACAGGAGAAACTAGTAAAGCAACAGATACCACTAGCACAGCTGCAGCAAGTGCAGTAACAagtaaaacaacagcaacaacatcagcagcagcagaaaCTACTAAGGCAACAGcttcagcagcagcagcagcagatgCTACCTCTACTCTCTTAAAGGGTGTACCCAAATCTTTATTAGAGAAAATACGCGCTAAACAGGCAGCCAAAGCTTTAGATGCCATGACACGTAGACCTTCTCAGGATCAGGAGGCTACTAAATATTCCCGTCTACCCGAATTGGCACGCCATTTACGCAATGTTTTCATTACCGAACGCAAAGGTGTTCTCACTCAAGAgattattattaagaaaatacaaaatagtTTCCGTACCAGTCTAACGCCTCAAGAAATTGAAAATCATTTACAACTTATGGCCAAAGAAGTGCCCGCTTGGTTGGCCTTCCATGAAGTACGCAAGACcatgtatttgaaaattaataaagataTGGATTTAACTAAGATCATAGAACGTTTGGAAACAGTGGCCAATGAGAAAAGTAAAATGTAG
- the LOC124420916 gene encoding uncharacterized protein LOC124420916 — protein MLNIIIINHKTPKLSNSPNAMPNSLPHYNNNDNYQQNGFGSNNFGSSNFLSPNSINDRQSMLNAQSRRKFSFPATLHSTSLLEVNQNSTRRRLSNVSDVVTRKLSYTIGWKAAQIPAQDIITQGRCLCGQYIKRRLRRSGLFNKKLGLQRIRSILGTSTMSVVREVFPAVMVVS, from the exons atGTTAAACATCATTATCATAAACCATAAAACTCCAAA actCTCAAACTCCCCAAACGCCATGCCCAATTCTTTGccccattacaacaacaacgataaTTATCAACAAAATGGTTTCGGTAGCAATAATTTCGGTTCATCGAATTTTCTTTCACCCAATAGTATTAATGATCGCCAATCCATGCTGAATGCCCAATCtagaagaaaatttagttttcccGCAACACTACACTCGACTTCGCTACTAGAAGTTAATCAAAATTCCACCCGTAGACGTTTAAGTAATGTTAGTGATGTGGTAACGAGAAAATTATCATATACCATAGGCTGGAAGGCGGCACAGATACCGGCCCAGGATATAATAACACAA ggaCGGTGCCTATGTGGTCAATATATAAAAAGACGTTTACGTCGCTCCggattgtttaataaaaagttagGCCTACAACGTATTCGCAGTATTTTGGGTACATCGACTATGTCGGTTGTAAGAGAGGTATTTCCCGCTGTTATGGTGGTAAGTTAG
- the LOC111679643 gene encoding bcl-2-related ovarian killer protein isoform X2 — translation MPNSLPHYNNNDNYQQNGFGSNNFGSSNFLSPNSINDRQSMLNAQSRRKFSFPATLHSTSLLEVNQNSTRRRLSNVSDVVTRKLSYTIGWKAAQIPAQDIITQGRCLCGQYIKRRLRRSGLFNKKLGLQRIRSILGTSTMSVVREVFPAVMVLGDELERMHPRIYTGVARQICRNPGGEFKSADTVILLLSAVARDLFRIDITWSKIVSLFAIAGGLSVDCVRQGHPEYLPKLMQSVSDVIEDELVPWINENGGWIGINNHVHPATNKLNPLEWTTIIVGSIFGLFLIYVLIRFLITYIIPKIYQRITGK, via the exons ATGCCCAATTCTTTGccccattacaacaacaacgataaTTATCAACAAAATGGTTTCGGTAGCAATAATTTCGGTTCATCGAATTTTCTTTCACCCAATAGTATTAATGATCGCCAATCCATGCTGAATGCCCAATCtagaagaaaatttagttttcccGCAACACTACACTCGACTTCGCTACTAGAAGTTAATCAAAATTCCACCCGTAGACGTTTAAGTAATGTTAGTGATGTGGTAACGAGAAAATTATCATATACCATAGGCTGGAAGGCGGCACAGATACCGGCCCAGGATATAATAACACAA ggaCGGTGCCTATGTGGTCAATATATAAAAAGACGTTTACGTCGCTCCggattgtttaataaaaagttagGCCTACAACGTATTCGCAGTATTTTGGGTACATCGACTATGTCGGTTGTAAGAGAGGTATTTCCCGCTGTTATGGTG TTAGGTGATGAATTAGAACGTATGCATCCACGTATCTATACTGGAGTAGCAAGACAAATTTGTCGAAATCCTGGTGGAGAATTTAAATCAGCTGATACAGTAATTTTACTCTTATCAGCTGTAGCTAGAGATCTCTTTCGCATCGATATAACATGGAGTAAAATAGTGTCATTATTTGCCATTGCGGGGGGATTATCTGTGGATTGTGTGCGACAAGGTCATCCAGAATATTTGCCCAAACTAATGCAAAGTGTTTCAGATGTTATCGAAGATGAACTAGTACCCTGGATCAACGAAAATGGTGGTTgg ATTGGTATTAATAACCATGTTCATCCTGCCACCAACAAACTAAATCCCCTGGAATGGACAACTATTATTGTAGGCAgtatatttggtttatttttaatatatgttttaataagatttttaattacatatataaTTCCTAAAATATATCAGCGTATTACCGGTAAATGA
- the LOC111679643 gene encoding bcl-2-related ovarian killer protein isoform X1, which produces MLNIIIINHKTPKLSNSPNAMPNSLPHYNNNDNYQQNGFGSNNFGSSNFLSPNSINDRQSMLNAQSRRKFSFPATLHSTSLLEVNQNSTRRRLSNVSDVVTRKLSYTIGWKAAQIPAQDIITQGRCLCGQYIKRRLRRSGLFNKKLGLQRIRSILGTSTMSVVREVFPAVMVLGDELERMHPRIYTGVARQICRNPGGEFKSADTVILLLSAVARDLFRIDITWSKIVSLFAIAGGLSVDCVRQGHPEYLPKLMQSVSDVIEDELVPWINENGGWIGINNHVHPATNKLNPLEWTTIIVGSIFGLFLIYVLIRFLITYIIPKIYQRITGK; this is translated from the exons atGTTAAACATCATTATCATAAACCATAAAACTCCAAA actCTCAAACTCCCCAAACGCCATGCCCAATTCTTTGccccattacaacaacaacgataaTTATCAACAAAATGGTTTCGGTAGCAATAATTTCGGTTCATCGAATTTTCTTTCACCCAATAGTATTAATGATCGCCAATCCATGCTGAATGCCCAATCtagaagaaaatttagttttcccGCAACACTACACTCGACTTCGCTACTAGAAGTTAATCAAAATTCCACCCGTAGACGTTTAAGTAATGTTAGTGATGTGGTAACGAGAAAATTATCATATACCATAGGCTGGAAGGCGGCACAGATACCGGCCCAGGATATAATAACACAA ggaCGGTGCCTATGTGGTCAATATATAAAAAGACGTTTACGTCGCTCCggattgtttaataaaaagttagGCCTACAACGTATTCGCAGTATTTTGGGTACATCGACTATGTCGGTTGTAAGAGAGGTATTTCCCGCTGTTATGGTG TTAGGTGATGAATTAGAACGTATGCATCCACGTATCTATACTGGAGTAGCAAGACAAATTTGTCGAAATCCTGGTGGAGAATTTAAATCAGCTGATACAGTAATTTTACTCTTATCAGCTGTAGCTAGAGATCTCTTTCGCATCGATATAACATGGAGTAAAATAGTGTCATTATTTGCCATTGCGGGGGGATTATCTGTGGATTGTGTGCGACAAGGTCATCCAGAATATTTGCCCAAACTAATGCAAAGTGTTTCAGATGTTATCGAAGATGAACTAGTACCCTGGATCAACGAAAATGGTGGTTgg ATTGGTATTAATAACCATGTTCATCCTGCCACCAACAAACTAAATCCCCTGGAATGGACAACTATTATTGTAGGCAgtatatttggtttatttttaatatatgttttaataagatttttaattacatatataaTTCCTAAAATATATCAGCGTATTACCGGTAAATGA
- the LOC111679642 gene encoding bcl-2-related ovarian killer protein homolog B, producing MPSPPSTPTRSIRTTPAFPPAPKLARAKLKSASLDHEIFLTSNRKLRPLQASSSLEWHQNQHPLLQHQNSIAHTIPRTGSTSSLASSIQFPSSLAAANNYQDFKLDIINQGKCLCGQYIRARLRRAGVLNRKAIQRLRCILEPSSEVVYEVFPALNSMGEELERMHPRVYTNVSRQLSRAPYGELVDSDTAPMLLNLVAKELFSRNHDKERITWAKIISVFAVCGGFAIDCVRQGHYDYLQFLIDGVGDIIEDDLVQWLAERGGWLGLQQHIRPKGSQHFSFLDWLTLFVTISASLYVIANFIKHLGCHCYSLLF from the exons ATGCCTTCACCACCGTCTACTCCTACACGTTCTATACGCACAACACCCGCCTTTCCACCAGCTCCCAAACTAGCTAGAGCTAAATTAAAATCAGCCTCATTAGATCATGAAATATTTCTTACATCGAATCGTAAGCTGCGACCTTTACAAGCAAGTTCCTCATTAGAATGGCATCAAAATCAACATCCACTACTACAGCATCAGAACTCTATAGCTCATACTATACCACGCACTGGATCCACCTCGTCTTTAGCCAGTAGTATACAATTTCCCTCCTCATTAGCGGCAGCAAATAATTATCAAGATTTTAAACTCGATATCATTAATCAG GGAAAATGCCTTTGTGGTCAATATATAAGGGCTCGACTAAGAAGAGCGGGAGTTTTAAATCGTAAAGCCATACAAAGGTTACGTTGCATATTAGAACCCTCATCCGAAGTAGTGTACGAAGTATTTCCAGCACTAAACAGT aTGGGCGAAGAACTGGAACGAATGCATCCACGTGTCTACACAAATGTTTCGCGACAATTATCGCGAGCACCCTATGGCGAGTTGGTGGATAGTGATACGGCACCTATGCTCTTAAATCTTGTAGCGAAAGAGTTATTTTCACGTAATCACGATAAGGAGCGTATAACGTGGGCAAAAATAATTTCAGTATTTGCTGTTTGCGGTGGTTTCGCCATTGACTGTGTGCGTCAGGGTCACTAtgattatttgcaatttttaattgaCGGTGTAGGTGATATTATAGAAGACGATTTGGTTCAGTGGCTGGCAGAGCGTGGTGGTTGGTTGGGTTTGCAACAGCACATCCGACCTAAAGGGTCacaacattttagttttttagatTGGTTAACGTTATTTGTAACGATATCGGCTAGTCTTTATGTTATAgcgaattttattaaacatctCGGTTGTCATTGTTATTCGTTGTTATTTTGa